One window from the genome of Pseudomonas frederiksbergensis encodes:
- a CDS encoding alkaline phosphatase D family protein: MLPSSSHTSTPLPSVLVGPLLRRLEPKRLVMWLVGSRPLALTLRLVGVADLPLDATRCTVVPVGRHAFVHLIDVPLDTALPLDAAIDYDLLVDGAGIAEWAPHLVYGAAQCPSFVVHSRIDQLVHGSCRKPHYPANDGLLCVDRLLAQSPEQRPALLMMSGDQVYADDVAGPMLRAIHALIERLGLFEECLEGAVVEDSAKLYQHPASYYHRADLLPALESNETLRERFFGGARKPIFTSSSADNHLVTFSEVMAMYLLVWSPVPWTLIDPQPPELTAERRQRYDLEHQRIEAFKTGLGGVARVFAHLSCLMIFDDHDITDDWNLSAQWEETAYGHPFSKRIIGNALIAYMLCQGWGNNPDAFGEVIQQTLALSDTARDRYIDSAPQDALIDQLLGFQRWHYVLPSTPALVVLDTRTRRWRSENSLKQPSGLLDWEALSELQQELLDHPSAIIVSPAPIFGVKLIETVQRVFSWCGYPLLVDAENWMAHRGAAQVILNIFRHSRTPGSYVVLSGDVHYSFVYEVLIPHRKGGPCVWQITSSGIKNEFPPALLEWFDRLNRWLYSPRSPLNWFTKRRSMRIVPHVPEHAEAGERLWNSAGIGQVFFNEQGQPVRIYQHNADGKPPTRMLAPKSPTS; encoded by the coding sequence ATGTTGCCGTCCTCTTCCCACACCTCCACGCCCCTGCCCTCCGTCCTCGTCGGCCCGTTGTTGCGGCGGCTGGAACCCAAGCGGCTGGTGATGTGGCTGGTGGGTTCGCGGCCGTTGGCGCTGACGCTGCGGCTGGTCGGCGTGGCCGATCTGCCACTGGACGCCACGCGTTGCACGGTAGTCCCGGTGGGCCGTCACGCGTTTGTGCACTTGATCGACGTGCCACTCGATACCGCCTTGCCGCTGGACGCGGCGATTGACTACGACCTGCTGGTGGACGGAGCCGGCATCGCCGAATGGGCGCCGCATCTGGTGTATGGCGCTGCGCAGTGTCCGAGTTTCGTGGTGCATTCGCGCATTGACCAATTGGTCCACGGCTCCTGCCGCAAACCCCATTACCCGGCCAACGATGGACTGCTCTGCGTCGACCGGTTGTTGGCGCAGTCTCCCGAACAACGACCGGCGCTGCTGATGATGAGCGGCGACCAGGTGTATGCCGACGATGTGGCCGGGCCGATGCTGCGGGCGATCCATGCCTTGATCGAGCGCCTTGGGTTGTTTGAAGAGTGCCTCGAAGGCGCCGTGGTGGAAGACAGCGCCAAGCTCTATCAGCACCCGGCCAGCTACTATCACCGCGCCGACCTGCTGCCGGCATTGGAAAGCAACGAAACCCTGCGCGAGCGTTTTTTCGGCGGGGCGCGCAAGCCGATCTTCACCAGCAGCAGCGCCGACAATCACCTGGTGACCTTCTCCGAGGTCATGGCCATGTACTTGTTGGTGTGGTCGCCCGTGCCCTGGACGCTGATCGACCCGCAACCGCCGGAACTGACCGCCGAACGGCGCCAGCGCTACGATCTGGAACACCAACGCATCGAAGCCTTCAAGACCGGGCTGGGCGGCGTGGCACGGGTGTTTGCCCACCTGTCCTGCCTGATGATCTTCGACGATCACGACATCACGGACGACTGGAACCTGTCGGCCCAGTGGGAAGAAACGGCCTACGGCCATCCCTTCTCCAAACGTATTATCGGCAACGCGCTGATCGCCTACATGCTCTGCCAGGGCTGGGGCAACAATCCGGATGCGTTTGGCGAGGTCATCCAGCAAACCCTGGCCTTGAGCGACACCGCCCGGGACCGCTACATCGACAGCGCGCCCCAGGATGCGCTGATCGACCAATTACTCGGTTTCCAACGATGGCACTACGTGCTGCCGAGTACCCCGGCGCTGGTGGTGCTGGACACCCGTACGCGCCGCTGGCGCAGCGAAAACAGCCTCAAGCAGCCGTCGGGCCTGCTGGATTGGGAAGCCCTGAGCGAACTGCAACAGGAATTGCTCGACCACCCTTCGGCGATCATCGTCTCGCCGGCGCCGATCTTCGGCGTCAAGCTGATCGAGACCGTGCAGCGGGTGTTCAGCTGGTGCGGCTACCCGCTGCTGGTGGACGCGGAAAACTGGATGGCCCACCGTGGCGCGGCCCAGGTGATCTTGAATATTTTCCGACACTCGCGAACCCCGGGCAGCTACGTGGTGCTGTCGGGCGATGTGCATTATTCCTTCGTCTACGAGGTATTGATCCCACATCGCAAGGGCGGACCTTGCGTCTGGCAAATCACCAGCAGCGGCATCAAAAATGAGTTTCCGCCGGCGCTGCTGGAATGGTTCGACCGCCTCAACCGTTGGCTCTACTCGCCGCGCTCGCCGCTGAACTGGTTCACCAAGCGCCGCAGCATGCGCATCGTTCCCCATGTCCCGGAACACGCCGAGGCCGGGGAACGCTTGTGGAACTCGGCGGGCATCGGCCAGGTGTTTTTCAACGAACAGGGGCAACCCGTGCGAATCTATCAACACAATGCCGACGGCAAGCCACCCACACGGATGCTGGCGCCGAAATCCCCCACGAGCTGA
- a CDS encoding LysE family translocator, which translates to MAGYGLFLLLATLTILSPGPGVVLTLSNSVRHGWSGALPGILGIALGGFLVAAISASSVGLILATSATAFTVLKYVGAAYLLYLGLKMWNTKTFIPTLNDTPSRPWRRFVEALSIQLLNPKAGFFFLAVFPQFIEPAGNYYTQFFLLVASYGLLVMGIHSAYALMASRARGWLSTRQGARIVGKLSGATFFSFGVLMASASK; encoded by the coding sequence ATGGCCGGCTACGGACTGTTCCTGCTGCTCGCAACCCTGACCATCCTCAGCCCGGGACCGGGCGTGGTGCTGACGCTGTCCAACTCGGTGCGTCACGGCTGGAGTGGCGCCTTGCCCGGAATTCTGGGCATTGCCCTCGGCGGTTTCCTGGTGGCGGCAATCTCGGCCAGCAGCGTGGGCCTGATCCTGGCTACCTCGGCGACGGCATTCACCGTGTTGAAGTACGTGGGTGCGGCGTACCTGCTGTACCTGGGCCTGAAGATGTGGAACACCAAGACCTTCATTCCAACCCTCAACGACACGCCTTCGCGCCCCTGGCGGCGATTTGTCGAGGCGTTGTCGATCCAGTTGCTCAACCCCAAGGCAGGGTTCTTTTTCCTGGCTGTCTTCCCACAGTTCATCGAGCCGGCAGGTAACTATTACACGCAGTTCTTCTTGCTGGTGGCGTCCTACGGCTTGCTGGTGATGGGCATCCACAGCGCCTACGCATTGATGGCGAGCCGTGCCAGGGGCTGGCTCTCGACTCGCCAGGGCGCGCGGATCGTGGGCAAGCTCTCCGGCGCGACGTTCTTTTCCTTCGGCGTGTTGATGGCCTCGGCCAGCAAGTGA
- a CDS encoding methylated-DNA--[protein]-cysteine S-methyltransferase, whose product MLPQYKTIPTPVGELILVARGTKLAAILWENERLNRVRLGPLELDNDHPTLKETERQLLEYFAGQRRQFELALDFAGTDFQVRVWQALLTIPFGETRSYRDIAVQIGQPTATRAVGAANGRNPISIIAPCHRVIGTSGSLTGFAGGLAAKQFLLSLEGQQSLQLAF is encoded by the coding sequence ATGTTGCCGCAGTACAAGACCATCCCAACCCCCGTCGGCGAGCTGATTCTCGTCGCCCGCGGCACCAAGCTGGCGGCCATCCTGTGGGAAAACGAACGGCTCAACCGAGTGCGTCTCGGGCCGCTGGAGCTCGACAACGATCACCCGACCCTCAAGGAAACCGAGCGTCAATTGCTTGAATACTTCGCCGGCCAGCGCCGCCAGTTCGAGCTGGCGCTGGACTTCGCTGGCACCGATTTCCAGGTGCGGGTCTGGCAGGCGTTGCTGACCATCCCATTCGGTGAAACCCGCAGCTACCGCGACATCGCCGTCCAGATCGGCCAACCGACCGCGACACGCGCTGTCGGTGCTGCCAACGGCCGCAACCCGATCTCGATCATTGCCCCATGCCACCGCGTCATCGGCACCTCCGGCAGCCTCACCGGTTTCGCCGGCGGCCTTGCGGCTAAACAGTTCCTACTGAGCCTCGAAGGCCAACAGAGCCTGCAACTGGCATTCTGA
- a CDS encoding LuxR C-terminal-related transcriptional regulator has protein sequence MTDLSSPPDSSRAAFAVQEGRFYRPPLPDGHIVRPRLCERLSAGLGGRLLLVSAPAGFGKSSLAVEFCQGLPTHWHSLWLGLSARDNDPGRFLERLLEGLQAFFPQLGGRALGLLKMRQRHQPFAFEEWLDGLLDELSGHLSPRAPLLLVLDDYHLAQSPVLDRCLQFFLNHLPEGLLVLVTSRQRPDWHLARLRLSRQLLELNEQDLRLTHDEAQTLLQHHSSSLRGEALESLIQRSEGWVAGLRFWLLAASEAGSEGRLPQALHGGEGLIRDYLLEEVIDCLPAEVQAFLYDIAAQERFCSELCDAVRDAHDSQEILQYLAAHQVFLVPLDEHGHWYRFHHLFSDLLRSRPSAQAMVPAATLHLRACRWFNAQGLIDEAVEQALRAGHLDVAANLVQNLSEEQLLAEQNVGMLLRWKMDLPDSLLISTPRLIVLYSWALGLACQLDAAEELAAHLSRFLPAPSATAHKSMLAQWLALSGIVARGRGDRQATIRYCTEALESLPQKRYGQRLMCLSTLSNLAIADGDLWRARALNRDSLELAQRVGNPLFEALAHYDRARVLQARGEILRALDEVKQGLQRLHALSPQRLYAVRARLVLYEGFLLTLRMQSPAGLARLQAGLTEARACRDISVLIGHCVIARVEGHAGEFARAFAELAEAERLMHIWDVPPVYYLAMITLVKCELWLAQGRTELAEAWLARLGQTYTGERAAAPPEFHPQLPLHVELQQALLESIRGQPMQAEGRLDALLQHAQQTGRQMLAVMVLNQKVALLLGVGREPEARSTLAQAFEAAIGGVLQPFEWLLKERPEWLREQLLQAPPSELRQQLLERLPSTTQPVESSASVETLSSRERAVLQLIAQGCSNQEISEQLFISLHTVKTHASHINSKLGVERRTQAVARAKALGLLG, from the coding sequence ATGACTGATTTGTCTTCACCCCCGGATTCTTCCCGCGCTGCCTTTGCGGTACAGGAAGGGCGCTTCTACCGCCCACCCTTGCCCGACGGCCACATCGTGCGGCCTCGGTTGTGCGAGCGTCTGAGCGCGGGGCTCGGTGGTCGGTTGCTGTTGGTCAGTGCTCCGGCAGGGTTCGGCAAGAGTTCGCTGGCGGTGGAGTTCTGCCAGGGCTTGCCGACCCATTGGCACAGCCTCTGGTTGGGGCTCAGTGCCAGGGACAACGATCCGGGGCGTTTCCTGGAACGGTTGCTCGAAGGGCTCCAGGCCTTTTTCCCCCAGTTGGGCGGGCGTGCGTTGGGACTGCTGAAGATGCGCCAACGCCACCAGCCCTTCGCTTTCGAGGAATGGCTCGACGGCCTGCTCGATGAGTTATCCGGACATTTATCTCCGCGCGCGCCCTTGCTGCTGGTGCTCGACGATTACCACCTCGCCCAGAGCCCGGTGCTGGATCGCTGCCTGCAGTTTTTCCTCAACCACCTGCCCGAAGGATTGCTGGTACTGGTGACCAGCCGCCAGCGGCCGGACTGGCATCTGGCGCGCTTGCGCCTGTCGCGCCAGTTGCTCGAACTCAACGAGCAGGACCTGCGCCTGACCCACGACGAAGCGCAGACGCTGCTCCAGCACCACAGCAGTTCACTGCGGGGGGAGGCCTTGGAGAGCCTGATCCAGCGCAGCGAAGGGTGGGTCGCAGGGCTGCGTTTCTGGCTGCTGGCCGCTTCCGAGGCCGGCAGCGAAGGGCGACTGCCCCAGGCCCTTCACGGCGGGGAAGGGCTGATTCGTGACTATTTGCTTGAAGAGGTCATCGACTGCCTGCCTGCCGAGGTGCAGGCATTTCTCTACGACATCGCTGCGCAGGAACGTTTTTGCAGCGAGCTGTGCGATGCGGTGCGCGACGCCCATGACAGCCAGGAAATTCTCCAATACCTGGCGGCCCACCAGGTATTCCTCGTGCCGCTGGACGAGCACGGGCACTGGTATCGTTTCCATCATTTGTTTTCCGATCTGTTGCGCAGCCGGCCCAGCGCGCAAGCCATGGTGCCGGCGGCGACCCTGCATCTGCGCGCCTGTCGCTGGTTCAATGCCCAGGGCTTGATCGACGAAGCCGTGGAGCAGGCGCTGCGCGCCGGACATCTGGACGTGGCGGCGAACCTGGTGCAGAACCTCTCGGAGGAACAACTGCTGGCCGAGCAGAATGTCGGCATGTTGCTGCGCTGGAAAATGGACCTGCCCGACAGCCTGCTCATCAGCACGCCGCGGTTGATCGTGCTCTACAGCTGGGCCCTGGGCCTGGCCTGTCAACTGGACGCCGCCGAGGAACTGGCCGCCCACTTGAGCCGCTTCCTGCCGGCTCCATCGGCCACCGCGCATAAATCCATGCTCGCCCAATGGCTGGCGCTGAGTGGCATCGTCGCCCGTGGCCGTGGTGATCGCCAGGCCACCATTCGCTATTGCACCGAAGCCCTGGAAAGCCTGCCGCAAAAACGCTATGGCCAACGCTTGATGTGCTTGTCCACTTTGTCGAACCTGGCGATCGCCGACGGTGACCTGTGGCGTGCCCGCGCGTTGAATCGCGACTCCCTGGAGCTGGCGCAGCGGGTCGGTAACCCTCTGTTCGAGGCCTTGGCCCATTACGATCGCGCCCGGGTGTTGCAGGCGCGAGGGGAGATCCTGAGGGCGCTCGATGAGGTGAAGCAGGGCTTGCAGCGCTTGCACGCGCTCTCGCCCCAACGGCTATATGCGGTGCGCGCGCGACTGGTCTTGTATGAAGGTTTCCTGTTGACGCTGCGCATGCAATCCCCGGCCGGGTTGGCGCGGTTGCAGGCGGGCCTCACCGAAGCCCGGGCCTGCCGGGATATCAGCGTGCTGATCGGCCATTGCGTGATCGCTCGTGTCGAAGGCCATGCGGGCGAGTTTGCCCGAGCCTTTGCCGAACTGGCCGAAGCCGAGCGGTTGATGCATATCTGGGATGTTCCGCCGGTCTATTACCTGGCGATGATTACACTGGTCAAATGCGAGCTCTGGTTAGCCCAGGGCCGCACTGAACTGGCCGAAGCCTGGCTGGCGCGGCTGGGACAGACCTATACCGGCGAGCGGGCCGCCGCGCCACCGGAATTCCATCCACAACTGCCTTTGCATGTCGAGCTGCAGCAGGCCCTGCTGGAATCCATTCGCGGCCAACCGATGCAGGCCGAAGGGCGGCTCGATGCGTTGCTCCAGCATGCCCAGCAAACCGGACGGCAGATGCTCGCGGTGATGGTGCTCAACCAGAAAGTTGCATTGCTGCTGGGCGTGGGCCGTGAACCCGAAGCTCGCAGCACGTTGGCCCAGGCCTTCGAAGCCGCCATCGGGGGAGTGTTGCAACCGTTCGAATGGTTGCTGAAGGAGCGTCCCGAATGGTTGCGCGAACAACTGCTGCAAGCGCCGCCCAGCGAATTGCGCCAACAGTTGCTCGAGCGTTTACCCTCGACGACTCAGCCGGTCGAATCGTCGGCATCGGTGGAAACCCTCAGCAGCCGGGAGCGGGCGGTGCTGCAACTGATTGCCCAGGGATGTTCCAACCAGGAAATCAGCGAGCAGTTGTTCATTTCGCTGCACACGGTGAAGACCCACGCCAGCCACATCAACAGCAAGCTCGGCGTCGAGCGCCGCACCCAGGCCGTGGCGCGGGCGAAGGCGTTGGGGTTGTTGGGATGA
- a CDS encoding DUF1329 domain-containing protein, whose translation MKITKNLLQVGALGLSLLAASVMAAVPAAEADKLGKSLTPMGAEMAGNADGSISAWKPMAKNAGSVDGKGFLADPYANEKPLFTITGQNVDQYKDKLAPGQYAMFKRYPETFKMPVYPTHRGATVPDEVLASIKKNAVNTKLVGAGNGLENFETAVPFPIPQSGLEVIWNHITRYRGGSVTRLVTQATPQPNGSYNLVYFQDQFVFRDKIKGFDPANPGNVLFYFKQQVTAPARLAGTVLLVHETLDQVKEPRKAWIYNAGQRRVRQAPQVAYDGPGTAADGLRTSDNLDMYNGAPDRYDWKLEGKKELYIASNSHKIDSPQLKYADILKAGHINQDLARYELRRVWHVTATLKEGQRHIYAKRDFYIDEDTWQAAVIDHYDGRGQLWRVAEAHAENYYDKQVPWYALETLYDLQSGRYLALGMKNEEKSAYDFGFTASTSDFTPAALRQEGVR comes from the coding sequence ATGAAAATAACAAAGAATCTGTTGCAAGTCGGTGCGCTGGGATTGTCCCTGCTGGCGGCCAGCGTCATGGCCGCGGTGCCTGCCGCCGAGGCCGATAAGCTGGGCAAGAGCCTGACGCCGATGGGCGCCGAGATGGCCGGCAACGCCGATGGTTCGATTTCGGCCTGGAAACCCATGGCCAAGAATGCCGGCAGCGTCGATGGCAAGGGCTTCCTCGCCGACCCGTACGCCAATGAAAAGCCTCTGTTCACCATTACTGGACAGAACGTCGACCAGTACAAGGACAAGCTCGCCCCGGGCCAGTACGCAATGTTCAAGCGCTACCCGGAAACCTTCAAGATGCCGGTCTACCCGACCCATCGCGGTGCTACCGTGCCGGATGAAGTGCTGGCTTCCATCAAGAAAAACGCCGTGAACACCAAGCTGGTGGGTGCAGGCAACGGCCTGGAGAATTTCGAGACGGCGGTGCCGTTCCCGATTCCCCAGAGTGGCCTGGAAGTGATCTGGAACCACATCACCCGCTACCGCGGCGGCAGCGTGACTCGCCTGGTGACCCAGGCTACGCCGCAGCCCAACGGTTCGTACAACCTGGTGTACTTCCAGGACCAGTTCGTGTTCCGCGACAAGATCAAGGGCTTCGATCCGGCCAACCCGGGCAACGTGCTGTTCTACTTCAAGCAGCAAGTGACTGCGCCGGCGCGCCTGGCCGGTACCGTGCTGCTGGTGCACGAAACCCTCGACCAGGTGAAGGAGCCGCGCAAGGCGTGGATCTACAACGCCGGCCAACGCCGCGTGCGCCAGGCCCCGCAAGTCGCCTACGACGGCCCGGGCACCGCCGCCGACGGACTGCGGACTTCCGACAACCTGGATATGTACAACGGCGCGCCGGATCGTTACGACTGGAAGCTTGAAGGCAAGAAAGAGCTGTACATCGCCTCCAACAGCCACAAGATCGATTCGCCGCAGCTCAAGTACGCCGACATCCTCAAGGCCGGCCACATCAACCAGGACCTGGCGCGTTATGAGCTGCGTCGTGTCTGGCACGTGACCGCGACCCTGAAGGAAGGCCAGCGCCACATCTACGCCAAGCGTGACTTCTACATCGACGAAGACACCTGGCAAGCCGCTGTCATCGACCACTACGACGGTCGTGGCCAACTGTGGCGCGTGGCCGAGGCCCATGCCGAGAACTACTACGACAAGCAAGTGCCGTGGTACGCCCTGGAAACGCTCTATGACCTGCAATCCGGTCGCTACCTGGCCCTGGGCATGAAGAACGAAGAAAAATCGGCCTACGACTTCGGCTTCACCGCGTCCACCAGCGACTTCACCCCGGCGGCATTGCGCCAGGAAGGCGTTCGCTAA
- a CDS encoding DUF1302 domain-containing protein, producing the protein MTSANTFWRRAKLPLAVSLASSLAGPAFGVSFNIGEIEGQFDSALSVGASWSTAKANRDLIGVNNGGKGLSQTSDDGHLNFKRGETFSKIFKGIHDLELKYGDTGVFVRGKYWYDFELKDEDRLYKDISDNNRKEGAKSSGVQLLDAFVYHNYAIADQPGSVRLGKQVVSWGESTFIQGGINSINPVDVSAFRRPGAEVKEGLIPVNMFYVSQSLTDNLSAEAFYQIEWDQTVVDNCGTFFSQPDVIADGCDDNLRVLNKRSRIPAAALPTLTALGVNVNEEGVLVRRGPDRDARDSGQWGASLKYMFEPLDTEFGAYFMNYHSRAPIFSATGAAARFYNQPLGPLAALRPVIVAGNSNYFVEYPEDIRLYGLSFSTTLPTGTAWSGELSYRPNAPVQLSTTDILFAGVTPIPGFGNASVLDGAPGQDLHGYRRKEITQFQTTFTHFLDQVMGASRLTLVGEIGVTHVGGLESRSEARYGRDPVFGPGELPGGFCNTLNTSTAAGGGQTIGAVNSNCNNDGFTTSNSWGYRARAIWDYPDVFAGVNLKPNVAWSHDVKGYSPGPGANFEEGRKAVSLGLDAEYQNTYNASLAYTNFFGGDFSTVDDRDFLALSVGVNF; encoded by the coding sequence ATGACCTCAGCAAACACCTTCTGGCGCCGGGCAAAATTGCCGCTGGCCGTCAGTCTTGCCTCCTCGCTCGCCGGCCCGGCATTCGGCGTCAGCTTCAACATCGGTGAAATCGAAGGCCAGTTCGACTCGGCCCTGTCGGTCGGCGCGAGCTGGTCCACGGCCAAGGCCAATCGAGACCTGATCGGCGTCAACAACGGCGGCAAGGGCCTGTCCCAGACCTCCGATGACGGCCACCTGAACTTCAAGCGCGGCGAGACCTTCTCGAAGATCTTCAAGGGCATCCATGACCTGGAACTGAAGTATGGCGACACCGGTGTGTTTGTACGGGGCAAGTACTGGTACGACTTCGAACTCAAGGACGAAGACCGCCTGTACAAGGACATCAGCGACAACAACCGCAAGGAAGGCGCGAAGTCGTCCGGCGTGCAGCTCCTCGATGCATTCGTCTACCACAACTACGCCATTGCCGATCAGCCGGGTTCGGTCCGCCTGGGCAAGCAGGTGGTCAGCTGGGGTGAGAGCACCTTCATCCAGGGTGGCATCAACTCCATCAACCCGGTCGACGTGTCCGCGTTCCGTCGTCCAGGCGCCGAGGTCAAGGAAGGCCTGATCCCGGTCAACATGTTCTACGTGTCCCAGAGCCTGACCGATAACCTGTCTGCCGAAGCTTTCTACCAGATCGAGTGGGACCAGACGGTTGTGGATAACTGCGGGACGTTCTTCTCCCAGCCGGATGTGATCGCCGACGGTTGTGACGACAACCTGCGCGTGCTGAACAAACGTTCGCGCATTCCAGCCGCCGCCTTGCCAACCTTGACCGCCCTGGGCGTGAACGTAAACGAGGAAGGTGTCCTGGTTCGTCGTGGTCCCGACCGCGATGCCCGTGACAGCGGCCAGTGGGGCGCGTCCCTGAAGTACATGTTCGAGCCGCTGGACACCGAGTTCGGTGCCTACTTCATGAACTACCACAGCCGTGCGCCGATCTTCAGCGCCACGGGCGCGGCGGCACGTTTCTACAACCAGCCGCTGGGTCCACTGGCTGCATTGCGTCCGGTGATCGTGGCGGGCAACTCGAACTACTTCGTCGAGTACCCGGAAGACATCCGGCTCTACGGCCTGAGCTTCTCCACCACGCTGCCCACCGGCACCGCGTGGAGCGGTGAGTTGAGCTACCGTCCGAACGCTCCGGTCCAGCTGAGCACCACCGATATCCTGTTCGCCGGTGTGACGCCGATTCCGGGCTTCGGCAATGCTTCCGTACTGGACGGCGCGCCGGGCCAGGACCTGCATGGCTATCGCCGCAAGGAAATCACCCAGTTCCAGACCACGTTCACCCACTTCCTCGATCAAGTCATGGGCGCCAGCCGCCTGACCCTCGTCGGCGAAATCGGTGTGACGCACGTGGGCGGCCTGGAAAGCCGTTCCGAGGCGCGCTACGGTCGTGACCCGGTGTTCGGGCCTGGCGAGCTGCCCGGCGGCTTCTGCAACACTCTCAACACGTCGACGGCGGCAGGTGGCGGCCAGACCATCGGTGCCGTGAACAGCAATTGCAACAACGATGGCTTCACCACTTCCAACTCCTGGGGCTACCGCGCACGCGCCATCTGGGATTACCCGGACGTCTTCGCCGGTGTGAACCTCAAGCCCAACGTGGCTTGGTCCCATGACGTCAAGGGCTACTCGCCAGGTCCTGGCGCCAACTTCGAGGAAGGTCGCAAGGCCGTCAGCCTCGGGCTGGATGCCGAGTACCAGAACACCTACAACGCGAGCCTGGCCTACACCAACTTCTTTGGCGGGGACTTCAGTACCGTGGATGATCGCGACTTCCTGGCGCTCAGCGTCGGCGTGAACTTCTAA
- a CDS encoding fatty acid--CoA ligase: MLQTRVIPPAEGVYQYPLLIKRLLMSGARYEKTREIIYRDQLRYTYPTLIERVARLANVLTEAGVKAGDTVAVMDWDSHRYLECMFAIPMIGAVIHTINVRLSPEQILYTMNHAEDRFVLVNSEFVGLYQAIAGQLTTVKKTLLLTDQPDKTANLPDLVGEYEQLLAGASPTHDFQDFDENSVATTFYTTGTTGNPKGVYFTHRQLVLHTLGVSTIMGAIDSVRLLGTNDVYMPITPMFHVHAWGLPYVATMLGLKQVYPGRYDPEFLVELWRKEKVTFSHCVPTILQMVLNAKGAQDTDFGGWKIVIGGSALNRSLYEAAMAKGIQLTAAYGMSETGPLVSCAHLNDELMAGGEDERITYRIKAGVPGPLVEAAIVDGEGRFLPADGETQGELVLRAPWLTEGYFNEPQKGAELWSGGWLHTGDVATLDGMGFIDIRDRIKDVIKTGGEWISSLDLEDLISRHAAVREVAVVGIPDPQWGERPFALLVIREGHQIGARELKEHLKPFVELGHLSKWAIPSQIALVTEIPKTSVGKLDKKRIRVDITEWQNNNSTFLSTL; this comes from the coding sequence ATGTTGCAGACTCGCGTTATTCCTCCAGCCGAGGGCGTTTACCAATACCCGTTGCTGATCAAGCGGCTGCTGATGTCCGGCGCGCGCTATGAGAAAACCCGCGAGATCATCTACCGGGACCAGTTGCGCTACACCTATCCCACGTTGATCGAGCGTGTCGCGCGGCTGGCCAACGTGCTGACCGAGGCCGGGGTCAAGGCCGGGGACACCGTGGCAGTGATGGACTGGGACAGCCATCGTTACCTGGAATGCATGTTCGCGATCCCGATGATCGGCGCGGTGATCCACACCATCAATGTGCGGCTGTCGCCGGAACAGATCCTCTACACCATGAACCACGCCGAGGACCGCTTCGTGCTGGTCAATAGTGAGTTCGTCGGCTTGTACCAGGCGATCGCCGGCCAACTGACCACGGTGAAAAAGACGCTGCTGCTGACCGACCAGCCCGACAAGACTGCCAACCTGCCGGACCTCGTCGGCGAGTACGAGCAACTGCTGGCGGGCGCCAGCCCAACCCATGACTTCCAGGACTTCGACGAGAATTCCGTCGCCACCACGTTCTACACCACCGGCACCACGGGCAATCCCAAGGGTGTGTATTTCACCCATCGGCAACTGGTGCTGCACACCCTGGGCGTGTCGACCATCATGGGCGCCATCGACAGCGTGCGCCTGTTGGGCACCAACGATGTGTACATGCCCATCACGCCGATGTTCCACGTTCATGCCTGGGGCCTGCCGTACGTGGCGACGATGCTCGGCCTCAAGCAGGTCTACCCCGGTCGATACGACCCGGAGTTCCTGGTGGAGCTGTGGCGCAAGGAAAAGGTCACCTTTTCCCACTGCGTGCCGACCATTCTGCAAATGGTCCTCAACGCCAAGGGCGCCCAGGACACCGATTTCGGCGGCTGGAAAATCGTCATCGGCGGCAGCGCCCTCAACCGCAGCCTGTACGAGGCGGCGATGGCCAAGGGCATCCAGCTCACCGCCGCCTACGGCATGTCGGAAACCGGCCCGCTGGTGTCCTGCGCCCACCTCAACGATGAGTTGATGGCCGGCGGCGAAGACGAGCGCATCACGTATCGGATCAAGGCCGGCGTGCCGGGGCCGCTGGTGGAAGCGGCGATTGTCGACGGCGAGGGCCGCTTCCTTCCCGCCGATGGCGAGACCCAGGGCGAATTGGTGTTGCGTGCGCCGTGGCTTACCGAAGGTTATTTCAACGAACCGCAGAAGGGCGCCGAGCTCTGGAGTGGCGGCTGGTTGCACACCGGCGACGTCGCCACACTGGACGGCATGGGTTTTATCGACATTCGCGACCGCATCAAGGACGTGATCAAGACTGGCGGCGAATGGATCTCGTCCCTGGACCTGGAAGACCTCATCAGCCGGCACGCGGCGGTACGCGAAGTAGCAGTGGTCGGCATCCCTGATCCGCAGTGGGGCGAGCGACCGTTTGCCTTGCTGGTCATTCGCGAAGGGCACCAGATAGGGGCTCGCGAGCTCAAGGAACACCTCAAGCCGTTTGTCGAGCTGGGGCACCTGAGCAAGTGGGCGATCCCTAGCCAGATCGCCCTTGTTACGGAAATTCCCAAGACCAGCGTCGGCAAGCTCGACAAGAAGCGTATCCGCGTTGACATCACCGAATGGCAGAACAACAACAGCACCTTCCTCTCCACGCTCTGA